The following DNA comes from Dermacentor andersoni chromosome 2, qqDerAnde1_hic_scaffold, whole genome shotgun sequence.
cagctccgtagccgggaCCACCGTGCTGCTCCAGCTGCGCGCGCTTCTGGtgccatctctcgcgcacggcgcgagccttgctctccccttgtcctccaaagccggatcacgtgttctcgcctatcttCTTGCCCCtttcctccgcgcagcgccgttgcggtgacttTCGCCGCTACTGTCCACTccgccctcgacgtcccttcttccgctgtcgcggcactgccgcggtgccggcggcgggcgctccttgccgccaTCGCACGTGATCCATGGCTCTCCAtttctccgtctccgcgtcgcgtggctgtacggctttcagccgtgtctctcgcttccccgtttgcgcggtgcgttcctcagtggcatttgtcgcctcaggcagtgcttgcgcctggctgtccccTTCTCCCGCCTGTACTCTTGCCCTATACTTCCCCTttcctggcgcagtgccgttgtgGTGACTCGAAAtacagttatagcgtttcgtccccttacttctacttcgcACCTCAACcctgtgcggccacattgagacCTACCTGCCTGTGAgcgaatgagtgtgtgacctctactcaacaCCCCTCTTCTCCACcagtttcctcatcccacctcagaagaaacattcaATAATCATTGCTAATTTCGCCCCCCTCTCCGcggcggtgacccactataacatggcgcgtcgccggagcgccggctcgatagcggcggatcgcggtgtgcgctgttaagaatggccgtacggggtggcaacgtgccagctttcagcccgctgcacgtgttccaagcccaccagacggggcgcccttcggagaactgcgaagggccggcagccacgtggcgcgcgatcagctcaggaaattggtacttggcggagccatccgggacaaagcagttctacgaagccctctgacgtcggcactgaaagctgggcggtaccgagaactgcggatgaccggcagccacgtggcgcgcggtcagctcaggaatgtggtactccgccgcgccacccgagacggagcacagttctacgaagccctcggtcgtcgactccagagcctttgtgtgtatgggctcgaacgtgtgtgcctttgtgtgtgtgagccatactgcggggcggcggcaagtttacaatgattggacgaaccttcccgaccattcctgctccgtccccgccgaacgatgacgtcgaactatgacgtcaagcggagagcttataagcagcgtttgccggctgctagagtgtgctcgcgtcgtgctcgtgtcgtgatcattgTCGGCAGCTGAgggctctgtcatactagaaatgtactagtgagctgtgtgctcgtaaactgtttgctgtatgttagttttgcgggctccatatgggagtcgcgctagtctgccaatgtatcttgcttaaactgttaatatgtaaataaatcctgctcgcctagccctgtcgtcccaagttcatctccacagctacgtctgccaaatcctaCAGCGCCGCCCAATCTGAAACGcggaaccgcctccgttcggcactgcgtgttctttatgcggttgcctgttgttgaaataaggaaGCAGCTGCGCTAAAAGATGGCATTACCAAGAAGTgtaatcgtcggccaattttttttgtctcttctttTTTAACAGCGAGCCCAAATTCTTACCGACTGACCGTGGGCCGAGGAAGAGTGCGCCTTACACCAAGGCTGCGTCGGCGATGCAGTCGTCGCAACTTCTCGCAGAGGCTCCTGTGCAGCGTCGCCGGCTCCTGAAGCCGTCATCGGCGAGGCCACCCACGCCGTTCGTCGAGTTGCAGCCCGCAGTGCCGTCGCAGTTTCAACACCGGGCGCTGTCGCCAGGCCTGCGGTACGAGTGGCGGGTGTGACACGCGCTGCTGACTTCATTCCACTCGCCGCTTAGGCGAAAACTTTCAGATTGACGACGAAGTAAACACCTTCTGATTGTTGAGTTTTTACAGTGAATCTGTATAcatctaccgtccaaggaaattttcgtgtcgttgttggcgtggtaagcacaaaactccccatacgtgggccgatcccggagatggtgcaatgccgggctgacccgtggcggaagtgcagttcgccattaaggagcccacatacacagcttcgctggtcatcgttcttcacagagtggaggggcacagagtttttttttttttttttgcgaatgttGATGAGCTGTTGCTGGGTTGCCGCGTCGCCCGCGCAAATTGAGCGCAAAGCGCGTTATCTCAATCGGCTCCTTTCGAGTAAATTTTGTGCTCTTGGACACGTAACGGCCAGCGCGTCGGCTCACTGAAACCACAGGCATCCAATCTGTCACTGGCTCAGCCAAGCAGCGCTTCTCTGAGAGTTATCGATCGGGAATATATGGGCTTCATTTCGGGTGCTGATGCAGGTCTCGCAATATTTTGCAACGTGCTGTAGAAGTGTCAGGTGCCTCTCGACCACATCGCAAGTTCACCAACACAGTGACATTGAGGGGCAGAGGAAACTGGACACGTTGATACGGATTTGTGGTGTAACTGACTGCGCAGTAAGCACTATAGCATATCGGCGCTGGTGTTTTGTTTCCCATCTTCGTTCTTGTTTCCTGTATCACGAGAAATTTTACCTTAAACTAGTGAGTCGTGTGTTGTTAGCGTCTTGTCTTTACCGCGCTGTTACATCATGATAGCGGTGCTGACCATCGTGCTAAAATACACTACCGAGCAATTTGTTTTTCACGAAGGTTGCAGCTAATGCACTCGCGAAtgacaaggaaaaaaagaaatcgacaGGGACTCGCACTCCATCGCATTTTACATTTCGTGCAACCGCACGATCTAGATGGTTTCCGTTGTGTGTCGATTCTACAACCGTTGTCGCTTAGCCCACGTGCTTTACGGCCACATGTGAAGAGAAGGTTGGAGGCACACTTGAACGAGCTTGGCTGCACCACACGAAGATCTGCGCCAGACCCCCGCGCCGGCTCCTGGTGCGTCACGTCCAGGGGACGATGACATATCGCTAGCACTCCACGACCAGGGGGAGTCTCACAGAGACgacaggccccgcacactctaaagttcaacaaatggccacagagggcgaaaaaattgaccgcgcgccgctgctaacaaaacaagcatagtagaatcacttcgggatgcttacgttagttccaacagttcccgctagaggcgccgtaataagcgcaatattatcttacaaactttctcatacaattaccgaagcatttctggtacataaaaaactgggcaaaattatcattgatAATTAGATATTGCACTATTTATTagcaagtttattgtttctttgcgcctataaacgcaaatagcgttcagcatcattgttctttcacgtgacctctggccttgatttaaaatttttaccggtattttcgagtgcacggcggcacggattcattcgttcgtacactcagactggctgcttctttgtttctaaaactagttaattccgcttcgatgtctcgcgttatttaacttggggtgaagtgacgtgtttgcaagcggacatataagcccgaaagttgggtttcggtcgtgagccattcggaacacgtctgcatcgcaacgggagctggattttgctgcggctgacaacggcaataacggtgagtcgtttaacaccgctccTTGAATctttatataatatccgtctgaTTAACTTACAGGCGGGAACAAGTTTACGAACTAGATCCCGCATTACATATGAGCagtcaggatctcagttgctgttttctaaataaacctttacttgcgaggctgtcgttatacacactcAATCAGGAAAAAAAGAGCGATATcagaacgcgcgtctcatttttcatcgtattgtagccgtggtcataggtgactgagtagccttatcgaTGTACATATAAAgcttttttcgagtccgccggcaacttctttcgtccacaaaaccgaataatcctttggtaaaatgaagtgaacgTACAGagtttaatgtattaaacagttgcaagcatgataattcacccatatttcgtacttgttggttccaaatgttcttgttgttcagtttggtttaccgtagggcatttatttatttttgcagtagtgaagcggtgcatcacgttcgtgcagaaaaataatgcatcagttctaatagcttcatgattTTCATGAATTTTCTTGTGGAACCAGCATTGTGattagtgtataaatgaacgcacaaatgttctcatttgtgatcttaatgatacttaagctgttgacatgcattgtagttaggcagacatcaattttatggacaatagcaacatttatttaacatgctgcttaagcaccctagaacaaacagtgtacatttgcatgtgttctgtagtcgcaaaccattactgTATATATGTCAGACTTTTTTGCATTTCaaattgcaaaattgtgcttttttcaatttctgattcagtcaaaatttctgttccagacatgcagtaatgaggacggcaccagtatagagcaacacactccacacgctaaacagaagctgctgcctgctacaacaaggccattgtgtggacgttggctgctattacaaggtaaacaacacatggttcagaaataaatatgcttgatatatgctgtattggcttgctatttgtagcagatatgaatgtttgttcataattatggttcagtataattggttcgaacacaaaagaaaacacacatgagtttgcctaatctgtgctgtatctcgtgtcaccgttctgccccaacagagtctatgcaaGCACAtattggtcatcacaggagctcctatctacaccaacaggaaggggctggagctgaatttgcaaggcttttagaCCActaacaaagaagcgcatgcagaagaatttggatgagatatcaagtctgcagatgACTGTGCCAAggctgaaaagagcttcagccaccattccaccagcacgaaCATTTAGCTGAGTCATCccggtaactcaaaaaggactttctagaaattcttcagaaccttcagatgcacctgcaacttctgaccaagcacggacgacgc
Coding sequences within:
- the LOC126542988 gene encoding uncharacterized protein isoform X2; its protein translation is MAVQEQDADVTGFYVRLSGDLEPEPPEQTSSGSTRNAAVPAARTALAPAKPPRLRTVKPVPTAFPSNWSSRRGRPDYALSEPKFLPTDRGPRKSAPYTKAASAMQSSQLLAEAPVQRRRLLKPSSARPPTPFVELQPAVPSQFQHRALSPGLRYEWRV